The Paenibacillus beijingensis nucleotide sequence TCATCAGGTTTCGGATATTGGCTTCACTGCTTGTTAAAAATTCATCCTGCAAGATGTACCATGGGCCGATATGCAATCTGCCTTCTTTAATGTATTGAACCAGTTTGCCCCGCATTTCAGGGCGAACCTGTAAATAATCCTCGAGAATGATCGTTTGTCCGTCCAAATGAAAACTATTAAAGCCAGCGTCTTTTTCCAACAGATCCAATAACTCGTCCATTAACCGGATGAGACGAACATGATGTTTTTCGTACGGCAAATACCATTCGCGGTCCCAATGGGTATGAGAAATGAGATGGCAAACAAATCGATTGTTCATGGTCACTCCGCTCCCGTAAGTAAAGATCCGGCGCTAGTTAACTTGTTCACTTCACGCCGGATCTGATAACCCGTTTATTTTACAAAAGGATTTGTTTTATCCTGCTGCAGCTTGTTCCGCTCATCCTGAACCTGTTGACCGCCGCTCTTGTAATAATTCGCTACATAATCGTCAAAGGTTTGACCCGGATCTGTTTTGCCGTCCACAATGGCTTTCGTTAAGCCTTCCTGAACCAGCGCGGCCAGCTTGGAGCCATATTGTTCATTCGCAGGGCTTGCAATGGTTCTTCTATAATCCGCCGCATACTTGTTTATTTTGGATTTCTCCAGGTAGAGATTGTATACTTGTTTCAAATGTTCGAATTGATCTTTGTGATCTGCGAATTTCGATTGAAGCTTCTCCAGGGAATCTACTTCGGATTGCGGAACAACTTCACGAAGAACTTCAAGAGGAGCATAATCGTCAGGCAATTTGTCACTTGCGATTAGCGTTTTAACTCCGTCTTTCTCCGTATAGGTTTTGTCCAAAACGCCATACTTCATGAGGTCCAGACCGTCGGTTAACTGCCAGTCCAGGTATTTGAAAATACAATCGTAATAAACGCGGTGATATAGAAGCTTTTGAGCAATGCGCCCGTAGAAAATAAATACTTATAGGCTTGAAACGTCAGCTCCTTAGGCCATAAAAGAAGATTGCTCTTGTGGATCTCGTTTGCAGAGGTCAAGGAAACGTTGAAAACGTGAACGATCGGGAGGATCGTGACCAAACAGGCAAAAGCTAAAATGGAATAAATCAAAAGATCAGCCAGACGATTTTTTTGTTCAACCACGGCCCTTCACCCTCCTCACCATAGCGTTGGCTCGCCGCTTCGTTTAATAATTCGGTTAGCCGACACAATTAAGATAAAGCCGACAATCCCTTTAAACAGTCCGATTGCCGTGGCCTCGCTGAAGTTAGCCTGTTCGATGCCGATGCGGTACACATAGGTATCAAATATATCCGATACGCTATACACCGTCGGATTACTCATCACAAAAATTTGTTCAAAGCCCGCATCCAGAATATAACCGATCTGTATAATCAACATGAGAAATACAGTTGGAATAAGGGAGGGTAATGTCACGTGAATCATCTTTTTCCATCTGCCGGCGCCATCGACTGTAGCCGCCTCGTATAATGACGGATCGATACCGCTTAATGCTGCTAAATAAATAATGGCTCCCCACCCAAAATCCTTTAAAATACCTGTGATCACCAGAATGGAACGGAAATAATCAGGACCCGTAACAAAATCGATTGCAGGAATGCCAAAACCCTTTAATATTTCATTAATGATCCCCGCCGGGCTGATAAAAGAAAGGATCAATCCTCCATAAACGATCCAGGAAAGAAAGTGCGGAAAATATGTAATCGTTTGAACGGTCTTTTTAACGGATTGTTTTCTTACCTCATTCAGCAGCAATGCGAATATAATCGGAACGGGAAATCCAAAAATAAGCCGATAGCTGCTAATGAGCAAGGTATTGGTTAATAACTGATAAAAATCGTCGGACTGGTAGATCATGATAAAATGTTTCAGTCCTACCCACGGGCTATCGGCAATGCCGACGAAGGGCTGAAAATCTTTGAATGCGATGCTGATACCAAGAAAGGGGACATAGTGGAAAAGGAAAAAATAAGTTAAGGTAGGTAATAACATGAAGTATAAATTTCGATGCTTCTTCATTCGCCGCCACCACGATAAACCGGGTGCTCTCATGGATAAACCGGATGCTTTCAATTGGGGAGTTTGTTCCACATCCATAAATGCACGTCGCCTCCTTTTGAAATAGATGACTTTTTAGTTATAAAGTAAGCAGTTTTTAATCATCCATCAATTTCCTAAAACGTTTTAGAAAAAGTGCAAAGAGCGCCCTATAAGTTGTGATTTCGTCACGCAACGCCACCTCATGTAAGATTTGTATTAGCAAATCATCATTCACAAGACCTAAAACGTTTTCGATAACATTTATAAACTAATTATATGTTACAATAAATAACGTGTCAATTACTTTCTTTAATCTTTTTATTGTTTTATGTTAGTTAATATAACGTCATTGTTTTTCTCGAGTTCAATATCAGAAGAAAGATTATTATATCGGCAACCTACTTCTTGAAGGGTAAAGTAATCTACTATGGATCCAGCCATTTGAGGCTTCTATAGAAATCGTTTTAGATATGGAATCGAGTTTTCGCGCCCATTCGCTTCGGAGACTGAAAGGCAGTGCGGCTGCTTGGTCCACAAAAAAACCATTGCAGCTGAAATCCTGCAATGGTTTTTTTCGGCTTGTTACTTATCAGGGCTGCATCAACCGTTTAATCGATGTTGCATCAGCCACTGTTTTGCGTAATCTACCGCTTCCCCCATATCGAACAGTTTGCAAGCAGCATTGCCTGCTTGCACCACCGCTTGCGGACCCCCGAAAACCCATCCCAGACTGGATAAAGAGGAATGGACCAGCAGTTGGTCCCCCTCCCGAATACCAAGCCGTCTTAGATCCTGAACCATTCCGCTGCCCCATGCAGCCCGTCCCTTACAGTTCCATCCATTCGTTGACCAAATCAATCGTCCGTTTAAACCGTTCCCGGCCTTGATTCACCAGAGCCTGCTTCGCCTGCTGAAACTCCCCTTCCAGCATCCATCTCGCATTCTGGTCCTTAACCTTGTATTTTATGGTCCATTCTCATCCTCGCCAAGATACCTGTGGATGTGGCAGGCCATCTTGACGTTAAACCAGTCGTCGCCTTCGTCGAACGCATAACCGAGCAGGTCGCGAATGCGTCCGATCCGGTAATAGAGCGTATTGTGGTGGATGGACAGCTCCTGTGTCGTGCTCCGCAGGTCTTTATCGTTCTTTACGAATGCAAGCAGCGTTTGGAGCAGACTCGTGTTTTTCTCCCGGTCATACGCCATGATCGGATCGAGCACGTCGCGGAGATATTCCTCCAGCTCTTCCCGGTTGTGCCGGATCAGGAAACGGATAATTCCCAAATCACCAAAATAGATCACCCCTCGTCCGCGC carries:
- a CDS encoding ABC transporter permease, which codes for MDVEQTPQLKASGLSMRAPGLSWWRRMKKHRNLYFMLLPTLTYFFLFHYVPFLGISIAFKDFQPFVGIADSPWVGLKHFIMIYQSDDFYQLLTNTLLISSYRLIFGFPVPIIFALLLNEVRKQSVKKTVQTITYFPHFLSWIVYGGLILSFISPAGIINEILKGFGIPAIDFVTGPDYFRSILVITGILKDFGWGAIIYLAALSGIDPSLYEAATVDGAGRWKKMIHVTLPSLIPTVFLMLIIQIGYILDAGFEQIFVMSNPTVYSVSDIFDTYVYRIGIEQANFSEATAIGLFKGIVGFILIVSANRIIKRSGEPTLW